From Roseimicrobium gellanilyticum, a single genomic window includes:
- a CDS encoding FIST signal transduction protein, with protein sequence MSQQTEGSPNLPGGAYSELVIGPYDEGRVQAAAKRAQEHLHGKAGIAFIFVSCDYEPHVHDLTELVQIHARCPQVVGCSAGGLIGTGQEDENESGFSLLVLQVPQEEVAVFELPPESTSPEWEQARRFNREEANGWILLGNPVMVGEDWMTKWNEAMGGTPTYGGLVSGSFRGEELFIFTDKELSAAAAIAVGIRGDLHFGGLVSQGCRPIGEPLTITKADHNLIHQLASVNAYEQLQAAFHSLPDDQREKAQGNILVGLAMTEYVDEFHTGDFLVRSILGGDPSQGILAVGAMPRVGQTMQFQLRDRDAADNELREMLLQKRHDLGTLPFAALLFSCAGRGSHLFGTPSHDAGLVREVFGNAPLAGFFCNGEIGSVGQRAYLHGFTASAVLFVRREDA encoded by the coding sequence ATGAGTCAGCAAACGGAAGGCTCCCCCAACCTGCCGGGCGGTGCGTACTCCGAGCTCGTCATCGGGCCCTACGATGAGGGCCGTGTGCAGGCTGCGGCGAAACGCGCCCAGGAGCACCTGCACGGAAAGGCAGGCATCGCTTTTATCTTTGTCTCGTGCGACTACGAGCCGCACGTGCATGATCTCACCGAGCTTGTCCAGATCCACGCCCGCTGCCCCCAGGTGGTGGGCTGCTCCGCCGGGGGGCTCATCGGCACCGGACAGGAAGATGAAAATGAAAGCGGCTTCTCGCTGCTCGTCCTGCAGGTACCGCAGGAGGAGGTGGCCGTTTTTGAGCTCCCGCCCGAATCCACGAGCCCGGAGTGGGAACAGGCCAGGCGCTTCAATCGCGAAGAGGCGAACGGCTGGATCCTGCTGGGCAATCCCGTGATGGTAGGCGAGGACTGGATGACCAAGTGGAACGAAGCCATGGGTGGCACGCCGACCTATGGAGGCCTCGTGAGTGGAAGTTTCCGAGGTGAGGAGCTCTTTATTTTTACGGACAAGGAACTCAGCGCCGCGGCTGCAATCGCCGTGGGCATCCGTGGTGACTTGCATTTTGGCGGTTTGGTCAGCCAGGGCTGCCGGCCAATCGGCGAGCCCTTGACCATCACCAAGGCGGATCACAATCTCATTCACCAACTGGCCTCGGTGAACGCGTATGAGCAGCTCCAGGCCGCCTTCCACAGCCTGCCGGATGATCAACGTGAGAAGGCCCAGGGAAACATCCTCGTGGGTCTCGCGATGACGGAGTACGTGGATGAATTTCACACAGGCGACTTCCTCGTGCGCTCCATTTTGGGCGGCGATCCGAGTCAGGGCATCCTCGCCGTGGGCGCGATGCCACGAGTGGGCCAGACGATGCAGTTCCAGCTGCGCGATCGCGATGCCGCGGACAATGAGCTTCGTGAGATGCTTCTGCAGAAACGTCATGATCTGGGCACCCTCCCCTTTGCAGCGCTGCTCTTCTCCTGTGCCGGCAGGGGGAGTCATCTCTTTGGCACCCCCAGCCACGATGCGGGACTGGTGCGCGAGGTGTTTGGCAATGCACCGCTCGCAGGCTTCTTCTGCAACGGAGAAATCGGCAGCGTCGGGCAACGGGCCTACCTGCACGGCTTCACTGCCAGCGCGGTGCTCTTTGTGCGGCGCGAGGATGCCTGA
- a CDS encoding universal stress protein, with protein MSTILVPVDSSDISPQVVETAASLAEARGDEITLLHVALPDPAFVGFEAGPVVVQEAVERDFREDHEKLEKIRSDLAARGLAVGYLHFEGSTADVILREAKRIHAGLIVMGSHGHGALYHLLVGSVTDAVLRKTTCPVLVVPYTMMPKG; from the coding sequence ATGAGCACGATCCTTGTCCCCGTGGATTCTTCGGACATTTCTCCGCAGGTGGTTGAGACAGCGGCCTCACTGGCCGAGGCGAGAGGTGATGAAATCACCCTGCTGCACGTAGCACTACCTGACCCGGCATTCGTCGGATTCGAGGCGGGTCCCGTCGTGGTACAAGAGGCGGTGGAGCGGGATTTCCGGGAGGACCATGAGAAGCTGGAGAAGATCCGTTCCGATCTCGCCGCGCGAGGGCTGGCTGTCGGCTACCTGCATTTTGAGGGCTCGACGGCCGATGTGATCCTGCGTGAGGCAAAGCGGATCCATGCAGGACTCATCGTGATGGGCTCGCACGGTCACGGAGCGCTCTACCACCTGCTGGTGGGCAGCGTGACAGATGCTGTGCTGCGCAAGACGACCTGCCCGGTGCTGGTGGTGCCCTACACCATGATGCCCAAGGGTTGA
- a CDS encoding SixA phosphatase family protein: MKYLTVIRHAKSDWNTGVSDHERPLNERGLRNAPIVARFLGRTYLGMNETVALLPRPDRLVTSTAMRAKTTARIMQEELGYNPGVVVEEPRIYLAEARALLAVVREFDDAWSHVMLFGHNDGLSDFVRKLLQRDHLGKSMPTCAAALLEIPWPSWAAVDWDEARLVGYVTPKLIEKRFPESEEPKGAEDHSQ; this comes from the coding sequence ATGAAATACCTCACCGTCATCCGGCATGCCAAATCTGACTGGAACACCGGAGTGAGCGATCACGAAAGGCCGTTGAATGAACGGGGGCTTAGGAATGCACCGATCGTGGCCAGATTTCTTGGCAGGACGTATCTGGGCATGAATGAAACGGTGGCTCTGCTGCCCCGGCCGGATCGCCTCGTCACCAGCACCGCCATGCGTGCAAAGACGACGGCCCGCATCATGCAGGAGGAACTGGGCTACAATCCCGGCGTTGTTGTCGAGGAGCCGCGCATCTATCTCGCCGAAGCCAGGGCGTTGCTCGCGGTCGTGCGTGAGTTCGATGATGCCTGGAGCCACGTGATGCTCTTTGGTCACAATGACGGCCTGAGTGACTTTGTCCGCAAGCTCCTCCAGCGCGACCACCTTGGGAAAAGCATGCCCACCTGCGCCGCGGCGTTGCTGGAGATCCCGTGGCCCTCATGGGCTGCGGTGGATTGGGACGAAGCCCGCCTCGTGGGCTACGTGACTCCCAAGCTCATCGAGAAGCGCTTCCCCGAGAGCGAAGAGCCCAAGGGCGCCGAAGACCATTCGCAGTAA
- a CDS encoding nucleotide sugar dehydrogenase yields the protein MNVSIFGLGYVGAVTAACLAERGHSIIGADVQQPKVQAFNDGLSPIVEPQLDDLMRSAKDSGRLRATTDAMEAVRSSDVSIICVGTPSLESGRLNLDFVRKVSQQIADGIRAKGSSHVLIFRSTMLPGSTRSMVQDFFAELMQAGLVAIYYCPEFLREGTAVKDFREPSLCVVGTHDGSNVAGREPLELLGENAEILAWEGAEMIKYSCNYFHALKVGFANEIGRIARHVGVDGSQVMDVLCRDEKLNISRYYMKPGNPFGGSCLPKDVSALGSFARMEGVSLPVLDNVLNSNQAHLDWLLKMITAKPSRKVGILGLSFKKDTDDLRGSPMVSVAETLLGRGYELHIYDANLNPSRLVGANEAEISRRMPHLAQLLRDTPEEVIAKCDIIVAAQKVAKPEQLRASVRKDQCVIDVNGWRDLKTLDWNYEGICW from the coding sequence ATGAATGTATCCATCTTCGGTTTGGGTTATGTGGGTGCCGTCACCGCCGCTTGTCTGGCAGAGCGGGGGCATTCCATCATCGGCGCGGACGTGCAGCAGCCCAAGGTGCAGGCCTTTAACGATGGCCTCTCGCCCATCGTGGAGCCGCAGCTTGATGACCTGATGCGTTCCGCCAAAGACTCCGGCCGCCTGCGGGCCACCACCGACGCGATGGAGGCCGTGCGTTCCTCGGATGTATCGATCATCTGCGTGGGCACGCCTTCTCTGGAGTCCGGTCGATTGAACCTCGACTTTGTGCGCAAGGTATCGCAGCAGATCGCGGACGGCATCCGCGCGAAGGGCAGCTCTCATGTGCTGATTTTTCGCAGCACGATGCTTCCCGGCAGCACGCGCTCGATGGTGCAGGACTTCTTCGCGGAGTTGATGCAGGCGGGGCTGGTCGCTATCTACTACTGTCCTGAGTTCCTTCGTGAAGGGACAGCAGTGAAGGATTTTCGTGAGCCTTCGCTCTGCGTTGTCGGGACCCATGACGGCAGCAACGTCGCCGGTCGCGAACCCTTGGAACTGCTTGGGGAAAACGCCGAGATCCTTGCATGGGAAGGCGCAGAGATGATCAAATACTCCTGCAATTACTTCCACGCGTTGAAGGTGGGCTTTGCCAATGAGATTGGCCGCATCGCCCGCCACGTGGGCGTGGATGGTTCCCAGGTGATGGATGTCCTCTGTCGAGATGAGAAGCTCAACATCTCGCGCTACTACATGAAGCCTGGCAATCCCTTCGGTGGCTCCTGCCTGCCCAAGGATGTGAGCGCGCTGGGCTCGTTCGCACGCATGGAGGGGGTGAGTCTGCCGGTACTGGACAACGTGCTGAACTCAAACCAGGCACACCTCGACTGGCTTTTGAAAATGATCACTGCCAAACCGAGCCGCAAAGTGGGTATCCTCGGACTGTCTTTCAAGAAGGACACGGATGACCTGCGCGGCAGTCCCATGGTCTCCGTGGCGGAAACCCTGCTGGGCCGAGGCTATGAGTTGCACATCTACGATGCGAACCTCAATCCGTCGCGCCTGGTGGGGGCAAACGAGGCTGAAATCTCACGACGCATGCCGCATCTAGCCCAGCTTCTGCGCGATACTCCGGAGGAGGTGATTGCAAAATGCGATATCATCGTGGCCGCCCAGAAGGTGGCGAAGCCTGAGCAACTCAGGGCCTCCGTGCGGAAGGACCAGTGTGTCATCGACGTGAACGGCTGGCGGGATCTGAAGACCCTCGACTGGAACTACGAGGGCATCTGCTGGTAG
- a CDS encoding heparinase II/III domain-containing protein: protein MVTMNNKSTSAVPLKNNRMASLQWYYHRLMVMDPVEVVGRVREKLRARTEARDAGALDGARVSAEPLPAPWLPPVGSAPSMLKDQLARDAKKLLAGTWSLYGWREIQVALPPIWHKDHAGGVEVPCQERHLNHRSLPPGADARTIWEINRWAEMVRLAMHGRENGDLTAIGMAQSWLLDWVEKNPMGRGINWTSALEGGLRLMNFCWFDALVRDGADAPARKDAQIMAAQRRLVDAIIPTHTWWVKRYASFGSSANNHRLGELTGLLLAVTRWPEMECFVGSAVELWKEIAHCVMAQFGNDGGNHEQALHYHLFAFEMALHASRAMKVNDGPVMERLSLAAEFFSRMEHPGGEPWDYGDSDDAQIVPLPSHRAHAAGEWRAWLSDESSGDGVALNHWLGNAGSLRVTANHPSEAGWWFAKDAGMAVGQLDGWKVRLDASPLGFGKMAAHGHGDALHLSLWDGEQALVIDPGTGGYFGARELRAELAAWEAHNGPQPVDSFKTPRRMGAFLLTQHHARPGLVKEKAQSDAMKASLDHEGHRFTRTVRLGDGGGHSEIHVHDEEQGGGGFRVRWYFTPECYVAVKTMPMTSSMGEVGLRRGAHTWRMQVRGESLQIELKRARASRSYGRVEDCVVLEVRCTGSLETVFARADA, encoded by the coding sequence ATGGTGACGATGAACAACAAGAGCACCTCTGCTGTTCCGTTGAAGAACAACCGCATGGCTTCGCTGCAGTGGTACTATCACCGTTTGATGGTCATGGATCCGGTGGAGGTTGTTGGCAGGGTCCGTGAGAAACTTCGCGCGCGTACGGAAGCTCGTGATGCTGGTGCGCTGGACGGTGCTCGTGTGAGTGCCGAGCCGCTTCCCGCTCCATGGTTGCCGCCGGTGGGTAGCGCGCCCTCCATGCTCAAGGACCAGCTGGCCCGTGATGCAAAGAAACTTCTCGCAGGAACCTGGTCGCTCTATGGATGGCGCGAGATTCAAGTGGCCCTCCCTCCCATCTGGCACAAGGATCACGCGGGTGGTGTGGAGGTGCCGTGCCAGGAGCGTCACCTGAATCACCGATCCCTGCCACCGGGTGCCGATGCGCGCACCATCTGGGAAATCAACCGGTGGGCAGAAATGGTCCGCCTGGCCATGCACGGACGCGAAAACGGAGACCTGACCGCCATCGGTATGGCGCAGTCGTGGCTCCTGGATTGGGTGGAAAAGAATCCCATGGGGCGCGGGATCAACTGGACCAGCGCTCTCGAGGGGGGGCTGCGCTTGATGAACTTCTGCTGGTTCGATGCCCTGGTGCGGGATGGCGCCGACGCGCCTGCCCGGAAAGATGCGCAAATCATGGCGGCACAGCGCCGGCTGGTGGATGCCATCATTCCCACGCACACCTGGTGGGTGAAGCGCTATGCTTCCTTCGGATCGTCGGCGAACAATCATCGCCTTGGGGAACTCACCGGGCTGCTGCTGGCCGTGACGCGCTGGCCAGAGATGGAGTGCTTTGTCGGCAGCGCTGTGGAACTGTGGAAAGAAATTGCCCACTGTGTGATGGCGCAGTTTGGGAACGATGGCGGCAATCATGAGCAAGCGTTGCACTACCATCTGTTTGCCTTTGAGATGGCTCTGCATGCGAGCCGCGCAATGAAGGTAAATGATGGACCAGTCATGGAGCGACTGTCGCTGGCGGCAGAGTTTTTCTCTCGCATGGAGCACCCCGGTGGAGAGCCGTGGGACTACGGTGACTCAGATGATGCACAGATTGTTCCCCTGCCATCCCATCGGGCGCATGCAGCGGGCGAGTGGCGGGCGTGGCTTTCTGATGAAAGCAGTGGCGACGGAGTGGCTCTGAATCACTGGCTGGGCAATGCGGGCTCTCTGAGGGTGACAGCCAACCACCCTTCTGAAGCCGGCTGGTGGTTTGCAAAGGACGCCGGCATGGCGGTGGGCCAGCTCGATGGCTGGAAGGTGCGCCTCGATGCATCACCGCTGGGCTTTGGCAAGATGGCGGCACACGGGCATGGCGATGCGCTTCATCTCTCCCTCTGGGATGGTGAGCAGGCGCTGGTCATTGATCCTGGTACCGGCGGATACTTTGGTGCAAGGGAATTGCGTGCTGAGCTCGCGGCGTGGGAAGCTCACAATGGCCCCCAGCCGGTCGATAGCTTCAAGACCCCCCGGCGCATGGGAGCATTTTTGCTGACCCAGCATCATGCGCGTCCCGGGCTGGTGAAAGAGAAGGCGCAAAGCGACGCGATGAAAGCCAGTCTCGATCACGAAGGCCACAGGTTCACTCGCACGGTGCGCCTCGGCGATGGGGGAGGGCACTCGGAAATCCATGTGCACGACGAGGAGCAGGGAGGCGGCGGATTTCGGGTGCGTTGGTATTTCACACCAGAGTGCTACGTAGCCGTGAAGACGATGCCGATGACCTCCAGCATGGGCGAGGTGGGGCTTCGCCGTGGCGCACATACCTGGCGCATGCAGGTACGAGGTGAGTCGTTGCAAATCGAACTGAAGCGCGCGCGCGCCTCCAGGAGCTATGGGCGTGTGGAGGACTGCGTGGTGCTGGAGGTGCGCTGCACGGGAAGTCTGGAGACGGTCTTTGCGCGTGCTGATGCGTGA